The DNA window ACAAAAAATGAACAATTTAATAAAAACGTTTATGAAAAGATTGAAGTTACTATTGCTGCAACTAATGGTATTAGTGAGCAGTTACACATTTGCACAGCCAAATGTAGCATTTATGAAAAACCTTGGTGGTACCAAAGATGATGTATGTACTGACATGGTAGAACTCAGCAATGGCGCAATACTGGCATGTGGCTACACGACATCGAATGATGTTATGGTTACCGGAAATCATGGAAGTAACGATGCTTGGATAGTAAAACTTTCATCGACCGGCACCGTGGTATGGAAAAAAATATTTGGCGGTACCCTTGACGATCGTTTTTATAGTGTATCAATAAATCCTGCAAACGGAAATATATTTTTAACAGGTTACACAAGCTCTAATGATGGTGATGTAACCGGCAATCATGGCAGCAATGATTTGTGGGTTGTAAAGCTAAGTTCGAGCGGAGTATTTTTACAACAGAAATGTTTTGGTGGCACGCTGTCTGACCGAGGCAATAGCATCGATTTCGAAAACACTGCTACTATTATGATAGCTGGCTATTGTGCCTCATCAAATGGTGATGTGACTGTAAATAATGGAGGTCGCGATTTTTGGATTTTGAAAATAGATCAGAACCTAAATCTAAATTGGCAAAAATCGTATGGGGGCTCGTTCGATGACGAAGCGCAGGAAGTAAGTTTTAAATTAACTGATTCAAATGAAAAAATAATTGTTGTAGCAGGTTGGACCAGTTCCAATGATGGTAATGTAACCGGCAATCATGGCAGCAAAGATGCATGGGTAATACGTGTAGACGATACCGGAAATTTATTATGGCAAAAAGCTATAGGAGGCACCTCAACAGATGAGGCCTTTGGTGTTGTAACCAGTTATAATGATATTTATTTAATAGGTGGCACCTTTTCTAATGATGGAGATTTTACCGGCAATCACGGTGGTCGCGATGGTTTTATTTCTCTAATAAGAATTGGCAACAGTACACCAACTTATTCAAAATTATTCGGTGGTACAGGGAACGAAACTTTATATGATTTAGAATATGCCGGCTATAATGCTAATAACGGTGATAATTTTATTATGAGTGGATCAACTACCAGCAACAATGGTGATGTATCGGGCAACCACTCTACACTTTCCAATGATATGTGGTTACTAAAAACCGATACAATGGGTGCTATTGCCTGGAATAAATGTATAGGCGGAGCTAATAATGATGATGGATACACCTGTTTGTATGCTAACAACTTTGGATACTTTGTAGGAGGGCGCTCATCATCTATCGATGGTGATATTACTGCACCGTTGGGCCTATCTGATTTTGCTATTGCAAAAACAACACCCGATCCTCCACCTGTTGTAATATATGCAAGCATTAATTTTACCGGAACGGTGTGCCCCAGCTTGAACATAGATGTGATTTGCAATGTAAACGGGACAGTAACCAATGGAAATATTTACCGTGCTTATTTATCTGATTCGTCAGGGAGTTTTACCACAGAAACTTTAATAGGTTCTTTAACAAGTAATTTATTGGCAACAACTATTCCTTGCGTAATACCTAAAACAGCCAAAGGCACAAATTATAAAATACGAATAAAAAGCAGCAACACCCCTTATACTGCAATTGCTACTAATACTCCATTTGCAGTTGCGTGCAAAGCGCCAAGTAATCTCGTTGCAGTGAATGTAACCGCAACCGATGCTTACCTTGAGTGGAATGATGCCACCTTGTGTACTACCCAATATCAAATTTACTATAGAGTTTTTGGTACAACTGTTTGGGGTTTTGCTAATATTCCTTTTAGCGATGTTGTGCTCTCCGGTTTAAGTAGTTCAACAAAATATCAATGGAAAGTACGGTCGAAGTGTGCCAGCGGCCCAAATGTTTTTTCTCCATTCACTACCATAAAAACTTTTACTACGTTAACACCTCGTCAGTCAAATGATGAGCTTATTGAAAGTGAAAACACAGAAATACTAAATGTATCGCACAATGTTTTTATGATAAATATTTTGAATAACTCCGAAACTGTAACTATTGATATTATAGATATGAATGGTCGAATTGCAATGCAAAAAACCACGAACGAAAATTCAACCGTATTGGATTTGAATAGTCTTACCAATGGTATGTACATTGTTCGCTGCTATTCGAATAATTATTCTTTCAATGGAAAAATATTAGTCAACTAATTTACCTTTGAATTAACGCCATCAAATGAGCCCTGCAAAATATTTTGCAGGGTTTTCTATTTACAGGGAACATTGGTCGCCTTTCGAAAAATGTTTTCTACCAAAATCATGAATACTTTCTGTTTCGAAACATTTGTAGATAAGGTATTACTGAACTTACTTTATATTTTCTAAAAAAATATAGTTGCTCAAGCTTAACGTTTGACACGACCAAACAACCAGAAACAAAACTTTTTGTAGGTCATGAATAATTGGTTGTACCTTTGACAAAAAATTATCAAGTAAAGACCAGTATGCTCACCATCAAAAAATTCACCTTCAATCTTTTTTCTCAAAACACATACATCGCTTATGACCAAACTAAACAATGTGCGCTGATAGATGCCGGGTGCCATTCAAAAGAAGAATGCATGGAGTTGAGTAAATATATTGAAGATAATAAGTTAACGGTTAGTAACATTCTGCTAACGCATTGCCATATTGATCATGTATTGGGATTAAACTATTTGCAGGAAAAATATAAACTACAAGGATTTATGCACCGTGATGAACTTGAACAACTAAATGCGGTGCCATTATATGCACCTATGTGGGGTGTTCATGATTTTCATATTGCAACATCTCCTACCGTTTTTATTCAAGATTACGAAACTGTGAAAGTGGGCGACACCACTTACCAATGTATACTGGCACCGGGACACAGCCCTGCCAGCATTTGTTTTTACAGCGAGCAGCATAAAATTTTGTTTGGTGGCGATGTATTGTTTCGCGAAAGTATAGGCCGCACCGATTTGCCAGGAGGAAATTATGCGCAATTAGAACATTCTATTAAAACAAGAATATACTCCTTGCCCGAGGATGTAACTGTATATGCCGGCCACATGGAAGAAACTACCATTGGTTATGAGAAAATGAATAACCCATTTGTGCAGGGAAACAGATAAACTTATTTTCTAAAAAATAATTTCGTCTTCACTGTGTAACTTTCCAAGTGCTTCTTTAGCATAAGGGAACTCTGCATCAAGAAAAATATTTCGCAAAGGCTGTTTCGCTTGTCCAAGGCCATATTTATTCACATAAAGTGCTTGCAAAATATTTATGATGTGCAGTTTAATACTTAAAATAAGCAAGAATTTTATTTTACCTTAGCCACTTGATTTTTTAGGTATATTTCGATACTGAAAATAAGATGGCAATTTTTAGAAGATTAATTTTTATTTCATTTCTTCTGTTGAGTGGAAACGTTTCTGCTCAGTATAATACTGCTATCATTAATTCAACTATTGATGCTAACGAGTATGGTACAGGCAATGTAAATGCCTACCCTAGCGGATTAGCATGGTGGTATGTAACCTGGGATGCCAACTACCTGTACATCAGCATTCAAAATGCCAACGAAGCCGAAGCAGGAATTGTATCTATCGATCTTAATCCCATTGTGCCTGTTAATGGTGGTACTAATGCAAATGGCAATCTCAACGGGCTTCCCGGCTATGATAACCTTACTCCAAATTTACCCTTCCGGGCCGATGCAGTAATTTACTTTAAAAACAATTGGCGAGCATTACATCGCGCCAATGGCACTGGTGCGTGGACATTGATAAGCGCAGGTAATGGTGGCCTCAGTGGCACAGCCGATGATTATGCCGATGGCAGCTATTCATCGAACGATAACGGCAATGGTGCAGGAAGCGATGATAGGCGAGAACTGCGGGTATCCTGGGCAAACCTTACCGGAGGTGGTGGCATACCACCAGCCTTCAACATGAATGGTTACCTTGCTTACACATGCGGTGGTGCATGTGGCGGCATGTACGCACAAATGCCACAAGAAAATCCTTCGGGCAGTTATGCTCCGGGTTCAACTCCTAACCTTGTGCGTTACTTTAATGTTGGCAGCACTACCAATGGTGCTTCGGTTCCTCCTTTTTCGCGCAATAGCTATACCTACATTAAAGGCGCTTCTTCTGCTATTACTAATTTTGGTTTTATTAACGTGTGGGATTTTACTATGAACACGCTAGGGGATACTATTGTGCGTAGCAACACTACCGGTGGCGATTGGTTCATTGCAGGGACCATTGTAGTAAATGCCGGGGCGGTTTATTATGGTCCTATTGCCGGCACCAACTATGGCAACACAAGCATGAACAATATTTTGGTAATGCGCCAAGGCCGATTGGATATGGACTATACCAACAAGCCCATGATTGTTTATGGCAATATTGATTTGTTTGATTATGGCCCAACTGATTCGTGCCTGCTCGAGATGAGTTCGGTTGCAGGTGGTGATATACAATTATATGGAAATTTTAAAGACAGCAGCAACGTGCTTGGCTTCAATGGAAAAACTTATCGGGGATTTGGACCCCGACAACGGCAAGTATGGTTTCGCGGAAGTGTACAACAGCAACTATACTCGTATAACAACGATCTCACTTTTGACTATGCACGCATCGAAAATTTTTGGGGTGTAAATCTTGTTACCGGAAAAATATCGCAGTACAATACTCTTGACCTTGCGCTTGGACATATCTATCTAAACAATAATAATTGGGTTACTGAAAATGCTGCAGCATTTATCAGCTATACTAATTTGAATTCTTACTTTGTTACGAATGGCACGGGATATCTGGTGCAAAAGGATTTGGGTCCCGGAGGTAAAACCGGAAACGTGATGTTTCCTATTGGCCACAGCAATACAAGTTTTCGTCCGGCATGGATAAATGCAAGCACAAGCGACAGCGTCAAAGTAAGGGTAATAGGAGCAGCATATACTAACGGCACAAGCGGCCCTGCCATTACTACAGATTATGTAAACCGCACCTGGTTGATAGAAAAAAGTACCAATGCATCAGTATCGCTAACATTGCAATATGAATCTACGGATGAACTTCCAGGATTTAACCGCCTTTTTTGTTCCATGATGAATCAGCAAAACGGCATGTATACTAACCTAGGCCCTTATGGTGCCAATGCCTTAGGAAGTAATCCTTATACCGTTACACAAACCGGAATTACTGTAACTGATACCTTCTCTATTGCGAGTACTACACCCCTGCCGGTACAGTGGCTTGACTTTACTGCAAAAAAAATAAATAAGGATGCCATTCTCAAATGGAGCGTAACTAATCAGGAAAATTGTCTGTATTACACCATTGAGCGAAGTGCCGATGGAAAAGCCTTTATTGTCATAGGAAATGTGATTGCACAAAACGGAATAGGAATAATTAATTATCAATATTATGACTTCGGTGTCTTCTACAATTCCAACCAAACTTTGTACTACCGAATAAAACAAGTGGATGTTAATGGCAATTCTTCTTACAGTGCCATTCGCTCATTGCAAGATAATGAGTTTGATGAAACCCCATTTTATTTCAATAATGTAAATGACAACCTGGTTATTAAATGGAACAAAAGTGAGCTTGTAACCCTAACCATATACGATGACAGAGGAAGAGCGCTTTTTGTTACTAGCCAAAAGTTGATTGAAGGAGATAATTCAATTAACATAACGGGATTATCCACTGGCATATACTTTATACAACTCAACAGCTATGCGAAAAATGTTACAAGCAGGGTGTTTATTTTGAATGATTAAGTAGCTAAATTATTTTGCTCTAATTGGTTTAGTGATAAAATAAAATCTGGAAACTTGGCTAACAATTCCCTCATCACAAACGTATTATGGTTAAAAGGTATTTAATACAAACCAAAAATATAAAACAATGAAAACGAAAAAATTCTTAGCACTTTTGTGCCTTACGCTTTTGACATTAATAAAAAACACGAATGCTCAGTCGCCCTGCGCTGCTGCATTTCAGTACATCACGCAACAAGGGACTTTTGTTGCGTTTAGCGATTCATCCTTTATTTCACAAAACGATTCTATTATATCCAGTTTTTGGAATTTTGGCGACCCCGGCTCAACTACCGATACAAGCACGCAGCCCAATCCCTTTTACAATTATTCAACACAGGGTACTTACACCGTATGTTATTCTATAATTACAGGAAGTGGATGCACCGATTCCATATGCTTAACCATTCAGGTTCCACAATGTCAATTAAATATTATTATTCAAGAGGATACCCTACAAAATGGTTTGATAGCTAATGTTACAGGCGGCTCTGCTCCCTACATGTATATTTGGACTAATGCGGGTACGAGTAATCCCATAACTAATCTTTCACC is part of the Bacteroidota bacterium genome and encodes:
- a CDS encoding T9SS type A sorting domain-containing protein, with amino-acid sequence MSGNVSAQYNTAIINSTIDANEYGTGNVNAYPSGLAWWYVTWDANYLYISIQNANEAEAGIVSIDLNPIVPVNGGTNANGNLNGLPGYDNLTPNLPFRADAVIYFKNNWRALHRANGTGAWTLISAGNGGLSGTADDYADGSYSSNDNGNGAGSDDRRELRVSWANLTGGGGIPPAFNMNGYLAYTCGGACGGMYAQMPQENPSGSYAPGSTPNLVRYFNVGSTTNGASVPPFSRNSYTYIKGASSAITNFGFINVWDFTMNTLGDTIVRSNTTGGDWFIAGTIVVNAGAVYYGPIAGTNYGNTSMNNILVMRQGRLDMDYTNKPMIVYGNIDLFDYGPTDSCLLEMSSVAGGDIQLYGNFKDSSNVLGFNGKTYRGFGPRQRQVWFRGSVQQQLYSYNNDLTFDYARIENFWGVNLVTGKISQYNTLDLALGHIYLNNNNWVTENAAAFISYTNLNSYFVTNGTGYLVQKDLGPGGKTGNVMFPIGHSNTSFRPAWINASTSDSVKVRVIGAAYTNGTSGPAITTDYVNRTWLIEKSTNASVSLTLQYESTDELPGFNRLFCSMMNQQNGMYTNLGPYGANALGSNPYTVTQTGITVTDTFSIASTTPLPVQWLDFTAKKINKDAILKWSVTNQENCLYYTIERSADGKAFIVIGNVIAQNGIGIINYQYYDFGVFYNSNQTLYYRIKQVDVNGNSSYSAIRSLQDNEFDETPFYFNNVNDNLVIKWNKSELVTLTIYDDRGRALFVTSQKLIEGDNSINITGLSTGIYFIQLNSYAKNVTSRVFILND
- a CDS encoding T9SS type A sorting domain-containing protein, which translates into the protein MKRLKLLLLQLMVLVSSYTFAQPNVAFMKNLGGTKDDVCTDMVELSNGAILACGYTTSNDVMVTGNHGSNDAWIVKLSSTGTVVWKKIFGGTLDDRFYSVSINPANGNIFLTGYTSSNDGDVTGNHGSNDLWVVKLSSSGVFLQQKCFGGTLSDRGNSIDFENTATIMIAGYCASSNGDVTVNNGGRDFWILKIDQNLNLNWQKSYGGSFDDEAQEVSFKLTDSNEKIIVVAGWTSSNDGNVTGNHGSKDAWVIRVDDTGNLLWQKAIGGTSTDEAFGVVTSYNDIYLIGGTFSNDGDFTGNHGGRDGFISLIRIGNSTPTYSKLFGGTGNETLYDLEYAGYNANNGDNFIMSGSTTSNNGDVSGNHSTLSNDMWLLKTDTMGAIAWNKCIGGANNDDGYTCLYANNFGYFVGGRSSSIDGDITAPLGLSDFAIAKTTPDPPPVVIYASINFTGTVCPSLNIDVICNVNGTVTNGNIYRAYLSDSSGSFTTETLIGSLTSNLLATTIPCVIPKTAKGTNYKIRIKSSNTPYTAIATNTPFAVACKAPSNLVAVNVTATDAYLEWNDATLCTTQYQIYYRVFGTTVWGFANIPFSDVVLSGLSSSTKYQWKVRSKCASGPNVFSPFTTIKTFTTLTPRQSNDELIESENTEILNVSHNVFMINILNNSETVTIDIIDMNGRIAMQKTTNENSTVLDLNSLTNGMYIVRCYSNNYSFNGKILVN
- a CDS encoding MBL fold metallo-hydrolase — protein: MLTIKKFTFNLFSQNTYIAYDQTKQCALIDAGCHSKEECMELSKYIEDNKLTVSNILLTHCHIDHVLGLNYLQEKYKLQGFMHRDELEQLNAVPLYAPMWGVHDFHIATSPTVFIQDYETVKVGDTTYQCILAPGHSPASICFYSEQHKILFGGDVLFRESIGRTDLPGGNYAQLEHSIKTRIYSLPEDVTVYAGHMEETTIGYEKMNNPFVQGNR